From a region of the Sminthopsis crassicaudata isolate SCR6 chromosome 6, ASM4859323v1, whole genome shotgun sequence genome:
- the LOC141547134 gene encoding vomeronasal type-1 receptor 3-like produces the protein MGSHKDSLVIVYLTMFFFGVLGNMSLLYLHIHKFITAHRKRLISLIIINMAFAHVLMILCRGFSTITTNWKWLSFQDEILGKILLYVMRVTRGLSLCSTCLLSVVQAITISPSSLKWAQLKTRTQKCIPSCCMLSWIFNLLLDIAAPMNYSSPRNRSNERWRIGHISFDLQAMNIIKILICQSVIHILFVGLMVGSSGYMVFILHRHIKRVQHIHSINSSLRASPETRATKAVLMLVVTFVCFNSVSSPFVIYIASAAEIKHWALDFTVSLSMFYPIISPIVLITTDTQKPRSFPSLLCLKNSSQKGRSS, from the coding sequence ATGGGCTCTCATAAAGATAGCTTGGTCATTGTCTACTTGACCATGTTTTTCTTTGGAGTTCTGGGGAACATGTCCCTTCTTTATCTACACATTCACAAGTTCATCACTGCCCACAGGAAAAGACTCATCAGCCTGATCATCATAAATATGGCCTTTGCCCATGTCTTAATGATTCTTTGTAGGGGCTTCTCTACAATTACAACCAATTGGAAATGGTTATCTTTCCAAGATGAAATACTGGGTAAAATCTTACTTTATGTCATGAGAGTGACCCGGGGGCTTTCTCTTTGCAGCACTTGCCTCCTGAGTGTCGTCCAGGCCATCACTATCAGCCCCAGCAGTCTTAAGTGGGCACAACTTAAAACTAGAACCCAAAAGTGTATTCCTTCCTGCTGTATGCTCAGCTGGATTTTCAATCTCCTTCTTGATATTGCTGCACCTATGAATTATAGTAGTCCAAGAAACAGAAGTAATGAAAGGTGGAGGATTGGacatatttcttttgatttgcaagccatgaatattataaaaattttaatttgtcagTCAGTTATTCATATTCTGTTTGTGGGTCTCATGGTTGGCTCAAGTGGATATATGGTATTTATCTTGCACAGACACATCAAGAGGGTCCAACACATTCACAGCATCAACTCCTCTCTCAGAGCATCCCCTGAGACTAGAGCCACCAAAGCGGTCCTGATGCTGGTGGTCACATTTGTTTGCTTTAATTCAGTCAGTTCTCCTTTTGTTATTTACATAGCTTCTGCAGCAGAAATCAAACACTGGGCATTAGATTTCACAGTTTCACTTTCCATGTTTTATCCAATAATCAGCCCTATTGTGCTGATCACCACTGACACTCAGAAGCCCaggtcttttccttctctcttatgtTTAAAGAACTCCTCTCAGAAAGGACGCTCCAGTTGA